One window of Labilithrix sp. genomic DNA carries:
- a CDS encoding thiol oxidoreductase yields the protein MRRVLAAALLAACSAGTATQPSSNTTPPTPDAGADANTDTDADTDEPRDDSAGRATAYVFDKRAFEQPAATMTAAERSAWIAGQATFQLEWTAREGTDRGGLGPTFNALSCEACHANNGRGPPPLASDGELVTTLLRLGGADAYGDQLQHLANEGVPSEGVARVRWEETGGTYGDGSAFTLLRPAVRAEPALGAFPPGTTFSLRLAAQTFGTGFLEAIAEADILAREDPNDADGDGISGRANRVPDLRRGGTRVGRFGWKASHPTVEQQTAAAFAGDIGLTSSLFPAANCPPPQIECAAAASAAIELTESRLAAATTFMRGTTVPARRDVHAPEVIAGERLFEEMQCARCHVPSFVTGDVPDAPFLAHERVRPFTDLLLHDMGEGLADHRPDVEATGVEWRTPPLWGLGLLRVVSGHTRLLHDGRARDEAEAILWHGGEAQAAADRFRLAPASDRRALLAFLRSL from the coding sequence GTGAGACGCGTCCTCGCCGCGGCGCTCCTCGCCGCCTGCTCCGCCGGGACGGCGACGCAGCCTTCGTCCAACACCACGCCGCCGACGCCCGACGCCGGCGCGGACGCGAACACGGACACCGACGCGGACACCGACGAGCCCCGCGACGACAGCGCCGGCCGCGCGACGGCCTACGTCTTCGACAAACGCGCGTTCGAGCAGCCCGCCGCGACGATGACGGCGGCGGAGCGCAGCGCGTGGATCGCGGGGCAGGCGACCTTCCAGCTCGAGTGGACCGCGAGAGAAGGGACCGATCGCGGCGGCCTCGGACCCACGTTCAACGCGCTGTCGTGCGAGGCGTGCCACGCGAACAACGGCCGTGGTCCGCCGCCGCTCGCGTCGGACGGCGAGCTCGTCACCACGCTGCTCCGCCTCGGCGGCGCCGACGCGTACGGCGATCAGCTCCAGCACCTCGCGAACGAAGGCGTGCCGAGCGAGGGCGTCGCGCGCGTGCGCTGGGAAGAGACGGGCGGGACGTACGGCGACGGCTCCGCGTTCACGCTCCTCCGTCCCGCCGTCCGCGCGGAGCCCGCCCTCGGCGCGTTCCCGCCAGGGACGACGTTCTCGCTCCGCCTCGCCGCGCAGACGTTCGGGACCGGGTTCCTCGAGGCGATCGCGGAGGCGGACATCCTCGCGCGCGAGGATCCGAACGACGCCGACGGCGACGGGATCTCCGGCCGCGCGAACCGCGTGCCCGATCTCCGTCGCGGCGGTACGCGCGTCGGTCGCTTCGGCTGGAAGGCGAGCCATCCCACGGTGGAGCAACAGACCGCGGCCGCGTTCGCCGGCGACATCGGTCTCACGTCGTCGCTCTTCCCCGCCGCGAACTGCCCGCCGCCGCAGATCGAGTGCGCCGCCGCCGCGAGCGCCGCGATCGAGCTCACCGAGAGCCGCCTCGCCGCCGCGACGACCTTCATGCGCGGGACGACGGTGCCGGCGCGGCGCGACGTGCACGCGCCGGAGGTGATCGCGGGCGAGCGCCTCTTCGAGGAGATGCAGTGCGCGCGCTGTCACGTTCCAAGCTTCGTGACCGGCGACGTGCCCGACGCGCCGTTCCTCGCGCACGAGCGCGTGCGGCCGTTCACCGATCTCCTCCTCCACGACATGGGCGAAGGGCTCGCCGATCATCGCCCCGACGTCGAGGCGACCGGCGTCGAGTGGCGCACGCCGCCGCTCTGGGGCCTCGGGTTGCTCCGCGTCGTCAGCGGCCACACGCGCCTCCTCCACGATGGGCGGGCGCGCGATGAAGCCGAGGCGATTCTATGGCACGGCGGCGAAGCGCAGGCCGCCGCCGACCGCTTCCGCCTCGCGCCCGCGAGCGATCGCCGCGCGCTGCTCGCTTTCCTCCGTTCTCTGTGA
- the atpH gene encoding ATP synthase F1 subunit delta, producing the protein MIPGIIARRYATALLELGVETNTLDALVDEIGRAAQAYDTSPELRSALADPLVPIQAKHAILAEVGQRLGLGQASKNVFKMLLDRRRVQAIVPIAQRLKEMADDKRGVVRAEVLTAMPLPEEYFTQLQQQLERVTGRRIALDRKLDPTLICGVVARVGDTIYDGSLMSRLRQIKDSMLPN; encoded by the coding sequence GTGATCCCCGGCATCATCGCCCGCCGCTACGCGACCGCGCTCCTCGAGCTCGGCGTGGAGACCAACACGCTCGACGCCCTCGTCGACGAGATCGGCCGCGCGGCGCAGGCCTACGACACGAGCCCCGAGCTCCGCTCCGCCCTCGCCGATCCGCTCGTCCCGATCCAGGCGAAGCACGCGATCCTCGCGGAGGTGGGGCAGCGCCTCGGCCTCGGCCAGGCCTCGAAGAACGTCTTCAAGATGCTCCTCGATCGCCGCCGCGTGCAGGCGATCGTCCCGATCGCGCAGCGCCTCAAGGAGATGGCCGACGACAAACGCGGCGTCGTCCGCGCCGAGGTCCTCACCGCGATGCCGCTCCCGGAGGAGTACTTCACGCAGCTCCAGCAGCAGCTCGAGCGCGTCACCGGTCGCCGCATCGCGCTCGACCGCAAGCTCGACCCGACGCTCATCTGCGGCGTCGTCGCCCGCGTCGGCGACACGATCTACGACGGCTCGCTCATGTCGCGCCTCCGTCAGATCAAAGACTCGATGCTTCCTAACTGA
- a CDS encoding ATP synthase F0 subunit B — protein MKLTLIAAALVTSVATISYAQQHEGDPHAADPHAPAGATTAAQHGSEHGAEHGSEHAAAGHHGPEPINWTDISDKSRPAFLALAVNFGLLLAIYFAIGKKPVVEGLKKRRVDIGKDIDDARKMLEEAKERAKKYQADLKNADVDAATAKASLVSAGKGEVERVLSEAEEKAERMKRDAERLVEQEQKQLRQDILLETIDRAMTQAQTILEKSATSEDHARLAQELLAELARRPAAPRVARPGGAS, from the coding sequence ATGAAGCTCACGCTCATCGCGGCCGCGCTCGTCACGAGCGTCGCCACGATCTCGTACGCGCAGCAGCACGAGGGCGACCCGCACGCGGCCGATCCGCACGCGCCGGCCGGCGCGACCACGGCCGCGCAGCACGGCTCCGAGCACGGCGCGGAGCACGGCTCCGAGCACGCGGCGGCGGGGCATCATGGGCCCGAGCCGATCAACTGGACGGACATCTCCGACAAGTCGCGCCCCGCGTTCCTCGCGCTCGCGGTGAACTTCGGGCTCCTCCTCGCGATCTACTTCGCGATCGGCAAGAAGCCCGTCGTCGAGGGCCTCAAGAAGCGCCGCGTCGACATCGGCAAGGACATCGACGACGCGCGCAAGATGCTCGAAGAGGCGAAGGAGCGCGCCAAGAAGTACCAGGCCGACCTCAAGAACGCCGACGTCGACGCCGCGACCGCGAAGGCGTCGCTCGTCAGCGCCGGCAAGGGCGAGGTCGAGCGCGTCCTCTCCGAGGCGGAGGAGAAGGCCGAGCGCATGAAGCGCGACGCCGAGCGCCTCGTCGAGCAGGAGCAGAAGCAGCTCCGCCAGGACATCCTCCTCGAGACGATCGACCGCGCGATGACGCAGGCGCAGACGATCCTCGAGAAGAGCGCGACCTCCGAGGACCACGCCCGCCTCGCGCAGGAGCTCCTCGCCGAGCTCGCGCGGAGGCCCGCCGCTCCCCGCGTCGCCCGCCCCGGAGGTGCATCGTGA
- a CDS encoding alpha/beta fold hydrolase encodes MILYGRTLEQTIDRREKATFVKELVLSGGRVPLAMVRKRLAANAGGTSATVLLVHGFGQNRYAWHLPARSFANHLACAGFDVFNLDLRGHGRSRHFGAKTPKHVDEYVSEDLPIAVDEVLSHTGKKPLYLVGHSLGGLVSYAAAPKLAGAVAGIASIGSPYHFTRGSLSLSAISFFFEAMRRAGVPHAHVPVPLSPVGAVLRTIRRVAESPFYPIPLRGWHAGALEPHVLDQHLRLAFDRAGISELRQMFEWAGQKRFGGPAQDYVERFESMDLPLLVIGGSNDDLAPTASVRPAFERSRSKDKTYRTFPLGHIDLLVGRDAPLSTWPAVTSWIQKRTAA; translated from the coding sequence TTGATCCTCTACGGTCGCACCCTCGAACAGACGATCGACCGTCGCGAGAAGGCGACGTTCGTGAAGGAGCTCGTGCTGAGCGGCGGCCGCGTGCCGCTCGCGATGGTGCGGAAGCGCCTGGCCGCGAACGCAGGCGGGACCTCCGCCACGGTGCTGCTCGTGCATGGCTTCGGCCAGAACCGCTACGCGTGGCACCTCCCAGCCCGGAGCTTCGCGAACCACCTCGCCTGCGCCGGCTTCGACGTCTTCAACCTCGACCTCCGCGGCCACGGCCGCTCGCGTCATTTCGGCGCGAAGACCCCCAAACACGTCGACGAGTACGTGAGCGAGGACCTCCCGATCGCGGTCGACGAGGTGCTGTCCCACACCGGCAAGAAGCCGCTCTACCTCGTCGGCCACTCGCTCGGCGGTCTCGTCAGCTACGCCGCCGCCCCGAAGCTCGCCGGCGCGGTCGCGGGCATCGCCTCGATCGGCTCGCCGTACCACTTCACGCGCGGCTCGCTCTCGCTCTCCGCGATCTCCTTCTTCTTCGAGGCGATGCGTCGCGCCGGCGTCCCGCACGCGCACGTGCCGGTGCCGCTCTCGCCCGTCGGCGCGGTGCTCCGCACGATCCGCCGCGTCGCGGAGAGCCCGTTCTATCCGATCCCGCTCCGCGGCTGGCACGCGGGCGCGCTCGAGCCGCACGTGCTCGATCAGCACCTCCGTCTCGCGTTCGATCGCGCGGGCATCTCGGAGCTGCGCCAGATGTTCGAGTGGGCGGGCCAGAAGCGCTTTGGCGGCCCGGCGCAGGACTACGTCGAGCGCTTCGAGTCGATGGACCTCCCGCTCCTCGTCATCGGCGGCTCGAACGACGACCTCGCTCCGACCGCGAGCGTGCGGCCCGCCTTCGAGCGCAGCCGCTCGAAGGACAAGACGTACCGCACCTTCCCCCTCGGCCACATCGACCTGCTCGTCGGCCGCGACGCCCCGCTCTCGACCTGGCCCGCCGTGACGAGCTGGATCCAGAAACGCACCGCCGCGTAG
- a CDS encoding DUF4185 domain-containing protein has protein sequence MVRDGGDAGVEGEAGAGGDSLAAPHAACAPATGYTAVAWPEADALFRREPRWLGGDAAYSVELAPGRILWLFGDSFIAKTDAHVRSASTLVRNSVAIQTGTDPTTSTIAFHWRDTDGTAASFFPEEGARWFWPVHGARIGGELVLFLTEVERVDGGLGFDTVGSRMVRIANPDASPLDWSIATRTLPRDGRSHGVGVVRAGDFLYSLTREHRTAHAVELERWSAGALDGDSSFWNGSAFGPAASSVSIWTDGAPEMSTAARCGEWINVESVGFGATDLAIRRARSLAGPWSDAVKVFQPEESRREKPFVYAGKHHPGLTGADIVTTYVANSFDFADLFADTTLYYPRFVKITEQR, from the coding sequence GTGGTTCGTGACGGTGGCGATGCCGGAGTCGAGGGCGAGGCGGGAGCCGGCGGCGACTCGCTCGCGGCTCCTCACGCTGCGTGTGCTCCGGCGACGGGGTACACCGCCGTCGCGTGGCCGGAGGCGGATGCGCTCTTTCGGCGTGAGCCGCGGTGGCTCGGCGGCGACGCGGCGTACAGCGTCGAGCTCGCGCCGGGGCGGATCCTCTGGCTCTTCGGCGACTCCTTCATCGCGAAGACGGACGCGCACGTGCGCTCGGCCTCGACGCTCGTCCGCAACAGCGTCGCGATCCAGACCGGCACCGACCCGACCACGAGCACGATCGCGTTCCACTGGCGCGACACCGACGGGACGGCGGCGTCCTTCTTTCCGGAGGAGGGCGCGCGCTGGTTCTGGCCCGTGCATGGTGCACGCATCGGCGGCGAGCTGGTCCTCTTCCTCACCGAGGTCGAGCGCGTCGACGGCGGGCTCGGCTTCGACACGGTGGGGTCCCGCATGGTCCGGATCGCGAACCCCGACGCGAGCCCGCTCGATTGGTCGATCGCGACGCGCACCCTTCCGCGCGACGGACGCTCGCACGGGGTCGGCGTCGTCCGCGCCGGCGACTTCCTCTACTCCCTGACGCGCGAGCATCGAACCGCTCACGCCGTCGAGCTCGAGCGCTGGAGCGCCGGCGCGCTCGACGGCGACTCGTCGTTCTGGAACGGGAGCGCGTTCGGTCCGGCCGCGTCGAGCGTGTCGATCTGGACGGACGGCGCGCCCGAGATGTCGACCGCCGCGCGCTGCGGTGAATGGATCAACGTCGAGTCGGTCGGCTTCGGCGCCACCGACCTCGCGATCCGCCGCGCGCGCAGCCTCGCCGGTCCCTGGAGCGACGCGGTGAAGGTGTTCCAGCCGGAGGAGTCGCGCCGCGAGAAGCCCTTCGTCTACGCCGGCAAGCACCACCCGGGCCTCACCGGCGCCGACATCGTCACGACCTACGTGGCGAACAGCTTCGACTTCGCCGACCTCTTCGCCGACACGACCCTCTACTACCCGCGCTTCGTGAAGATCACCGAGCAGCGCTGA
- a CDS encoding H(+)-transporting ATPase translates to MSLLAVSTFEASTNAEGGGVNVDLDASLVVQIGLFLLLLVILKPLLFDPLLKLFEEREKRIEGTRREATKEDERSAKALAKYEGVLAKAREAGGLERDQLRAEGAKKEAEIMARVRAQTAATLEQGRKAIADEAKTARAALEAESAALGGAIASRVLGREVSP, encoded by the coding sequence ATGTCGCTGCTCGCAGTGAGCACCTTCGAAGCATCCACGAACGCCGAAGGCGGCGGAGTGAATGTCGATCTCGACGCATCGCTCGTCGTCCAGATCGGCCTCTTCCTCCTCCTCCTCGTCATCCTGAAGCCGCTCCTGTTCGACCCGCTGCTCAAGCTCTTCGAAGAGCGCGAGAAGCGCATCGAAGGGACACGCCGCGAGGCGACGAAGGAAGACGAGCGCTCCGCGAAGGCGCTCGCCAAATACGAGGGCGTCCTCGCGAAGGCCCGCGAGGCCGGCGGCCTCGAGCGCGACCAGCTCCGCGCGGAAGGCGCGAAGAAAGAGGCCGAGATCATGGCCCGCGTCCGCGCTCAGACGGCCGCCACCCTCGAGCAAGGCCGCAAGGCGATCGCCGACGAGGCCAAGACGGCCCGCGCCGCGCTGGAAGCGGAGTCCGCCGCGCTCGGCGGCGCGATCGCCTCCCGCGTCCTCGGCCGCGAGGTGTCGCCATGA
- a CDS encoding sigma 54-interacting transcriptional regulator gives MPPRYDVVALLGKGGGGEVWAVRDRVTGRKLALKVLAEDAGEAEVMALVREAVTLSGLEGLGVPQVLAFGRLPGSTRRWLVRELVEGQSLEAVYAGVPAGDGGRDWLVPLASAADQLTVLHRAGLLHGDIKPANVIVGPDRSGTLVDLGLATPWREGGARAKGLTPKYAAPELFHGEPLTVRAEVYALGATLRDGLRERRTDLDDATFEALEKIAARATADEAPARYPSVDELASALKSAAKIETREIGVAEAWPVLGADAAAQALAADVARLGPGQGLAIVGPRRSGRSTLAHRLTWTLGVSGAPVAGVQAAHDGAVSSLEVIEMELAAWMTNGKPTEGLVIVVEDLADLGNDARARLREVADGGARIVAVGGEDEVAALVPRGARSFVVPPLDDASAGELVKRAIPSLPDSLTKHLLERTGRRPGLLRSFVRRLEGRAVTSIEEIDELLDATSSRSIPPTSQSRDDYLRELRRALETGRFDVAATALERLGTGLDDDDAVELAIARSRVCLARGDAAGAATALTAVAELAKSSRPWKIARARTFTRAGDYAAAARLAEEAARGEEDAIAADALAVQGVALAYTGDEATAKAALERAVALAQQVQDARTEAVALVSMAILHQRGGRAKEAREAYEAALVRAEKARDAWMLANTRLNLATITQNDGDLAQAIVHLEAAIDMGRRAGALLVVQQALFNLANLDLYLGRFARAGASIENLTEQRDRLAPVARAQLLGLQAEHATRLGDIERGARLYELCADAYDAVGRPLDAAEARLEGILIRLGATTNDPGDAVEAAALAREVDALAERLGEGGFREHEALAGIVRGSLALARGDEELARAALDAAYERAVQSGQREWSWRALDARARLAAMQGAISLARRDTDASLAMLEETARKLPRDLREVFWNDPRRRAIRQAHTATMPVLSGGSAPFARGMTTGLTRTASITSMGIPMPAEDRLMRIFEITRDLARERDLPRLLQQVTDHAVGLLGAERGLIVLVNDEGEVVAHTARGSKGEESHTNFSRSVAERVIREGEPVIATSARDDERLAQAVSVHQLMIQSIACVPIRGAEAGARTIGALYLETRLRPGVRFRDELPTLAAFADQAAIAIESARVLDELRRRSDELAKANAELAAARDKLAERLESRTEQLTTARRELKQARSELRGHFGYGGLIGTSAAMRKVYALIDRIKDADVPVLITGESGTGKEVIAKAIHAAGPRSKSPFLGVNCGAIPANLLESELFGHVRGAFTGADRDRKGLFREADSGTILLDEIGEMPLKMQAGLLRVLQEKTVRPVGGAKEESCNARVVAATNRDLSHMVAEGSFREDLFYRLHVIELKIPPLRERAEDIPALIDHFLKLFSARHKRERKAMDRAAVRRLQAYDWPGNVRQLEHVLLNAWLLSEEDEIVEDDLDLPSTSTRPAAPEAATAAPRPAPEAKRPRNEEEHKGGEKEKILAALAKSNWNRVQAAKLIGIPRRTFYRRLKEYGIV, from the coding sequence ATGCCGCCGCGCTACGACGTGGTGGCACTCCTTGGCAAGGGCGGCGGCGGAGAGGTGTGGGCCGTGCGCGACCGCGTCACCGGCCGGAAGCTCGCGCTGAAGGTGCTCGCCGAAGACGCGGGCGAGGCCGAGGTGATGGCCCTCGTCCGCGAGGCGGTGACGCTCTCCGGCCTCGAGGGCCTCGGCGTCCCGCAGGTGCTCGCGTTCGGCCGCCTCCCCGGGAGCACGCGGCGGTGGCTCGTGCGCGAGCTCGTCGAAGGGCAGAGCCTCGAGGCGGTGTACGCGGGCGTCCCCGCGGGCGACGGCGGGCGCGACTGGCTCGTCCCGCTCGCGAGCGCGGCCGATCAGCTCACGGTGCTCCATCGCGCGGGGCTCCTCCACGGCGACATCAAGCCCGCGAACGTCATCGTCGGTCCCGATCGATCGGGCACCCTCGTCGACCTCGGGCTCGCGACGCCGTGGCGCGAGGGCGGCGCGCGCGCGAAGGGCCTCACGCCGAAGTACGCCGCGCCGGAGCTGTTCCACGGCGAGCCGCTCACCGTGCGCGCCGAGGTCTACGCGCTCGGCGCGACGCTGCGCGACGGCCTCCGCGAGCGACGCACCGACCTCGACGACGCGACGTTCGAGGCGCTCGAGAAGATCGCCGCCCGCGCGACGGCGGACGAGGCGCCGGCGCGGTACCCGAGCGTCGACGAGCTCGCGAGCGCGCTGAAGAGCGCCGCGAAGATCGAGACGCGCGAGATCGGCGTCGCGGAGGCGTGGCCCGTCCTCGGCGCCGACGCGGCCGCGCAGGCGCTCGCCGCCGACGTCGCTCGCCTCGGCCCCGGGCAAGGCCTCGCGATCGTGGGCCCGCGCCGATCGGGCCGCTCCACCCTCGCGCATCGCCTCACCTGGACGCTCGGCGTGAGCGGCGCGCCCGTCGCCGGCGTGCAAGCCGCGCACGACGGGGCGGTGTCCTCGCTCGAGGTGATCGAGATGGAGCTCGCGGCGTGGATGACGAACGGCAAGCCCACCGAGGGCCTCGTCATCGTCGTCGAGGACCTCGCCGATCTCGGCAACGACGCGCGCGCGCGCCTGCGCGAGGTGGCCGACGGCGGCGCGCGCATCGTCGCGGTCGGCGGCGAAGACGAGGTCGCGGCGCTCGTCCCGCGCGGCGCGCGGAGCTTCGTCGTCCCGCCCCTCGACGACGCGAGCGCGGGCGAGCTCGTGAAGCGCGCGATCCCTTCCCTCCCCGACTCGCTCACGAAGCACCTCCTCGAGCGCACGGGGCGCCGGCCCGGCCTCCTCCGCTCGTTCGTGCGGCGGCTCGAGGGTCGCGCCGTCACGTCGATCGAGGAGATCGACGAGCTGCTCGACGCCACCTCGAGCAGGAGCATCCCGCCGACCTCGCAGTCGCGCGACGACTACCTCCGCGAGCTCCGCCGCGCGCTCGAGACCGGACGCTTCGACGTCGCCGCGACCGCGCTCGAGCGCCTCGGGACCGGCCTCGACGACGACGACGCGGTCGAGCTCGCGATCGCGCGATCGCGCGTGTGCCTCGCGCGCGGCGACGCGGCCGGCGCGGCGACCGCGCTCACCGCCGTCGCCGAGCTCGCGAAGAGCTCGCGCCCGTGGAAGATCGCGCGCGCCCGCACCTTCACGCGCGCCGGCGACTACGCCGCCGCCGCCCGCCTCGCGGAGGAAGCCGCGCGCGGCGAGGAGGACGCGATCGCGGCCGACGCCCTCGCGGTGCAGGGCGTCGCCCTCGCGTACACCGGCGACGAGGCGACCGCGAAGGCGGCGCTCGAGCGCGCGGTCGCGCTCGCGCAACAGGTGCAAGATGCACGCACCGAGGCGGTCGCCCTCGTCTCGATGGCGATCCTCCATCAGCGCGGCGGCCGCGCGAAGGAGGCGCGCGAGGCGTACGAGGCCGCGCTCGTCCGCGCGGAGAAGGCGCGCGACGCGTGGATGCTCGCGAACACGCGCCTCAACCTCGCGACGATCACGCAGAACGACGGCGACCTCGCGCAGGCGATCGTCCACCTCGAGGCCGCGATCGACATGGGCCGCCGCGCGGGCGCGCTCCTCGTCGTGCAGCAAGCCCTCTTCAACCTCGCGAACCTCGACCTCTACCTCGGGCGGTTCGCGCGCGCGGGCGCGTCGATCGAGAACCTCACCGAGCAGCGCGACAGGCTCGCGCCGGTCGCGCGCGCGCAGCTGCTCGGGCTCCAGGCCGAGCACGCGACGCGCCTCGGCGACATCGAGCGCGGCGCGCGCCTCTACGAGCTCTGCGCCGACGCGTACGACGCGGTCGGCCGCCCGCTCGACGCGGCCGAGGCGCGGCTCGAGGGGATCTTGATCCGCCTCGGCGCGACGACGAACGATCCCGGCGACGCGGTGGAGGCGGCCGCCCTCGCGCGCGAGGTCGACGCGCTCGCGGAGCGGCTCGGCGAAGGCGGCTTCCGCGAGCACGAGGCGCTCGCCGGCATCGTCCGCGGATCGCTCGCGCTCGCCCGCGGCGACGAGGAGCTCGCGCGCGCCGCGCTCGACGCCGCCTACGAACGCGCGGTGCAGTCCGGACAGCGCGAGTGGTCGTGGCGCGCCCTCGACGCCCGCGCGCGCCTCGCCGCGATGCAAGGCGCGATCTCGCTCGCGCGCCGCGACACCGACGCGTCGCTCGCGATGCTCGAGGAGACCGCGCGCAAGCTGCCGCGCGATCTCCGCGAGGTCTTCTGGAACGATCCGCGCCGGCGCGCGATCCGGCAGGCGCACACCGCGACGATGCCGGTCCTCTCCGGCGGGTCGGCGCCGTTCGCGCGCGGCATGACGACGGGGCTCACCCGCACCGCGTCGATCACGAGCATGGGGATCCCGATGCCGGCGGAGGACCGGCTCATGCGCATCTTCGAGATCACGCGCGACCTCGCCCGCGAGCGCGATCTCCCGCGCCTCCTCCAGCAGGTGACCGATCACGCGGTCGGCCTCCTCGGCGCGGAGCGCGGGCTCATCGTGCTCGTGAACGACGAAGGCGAGGTCGTCGCCCACACCGCGCGCGGGAGCAAAGGCGAGGAGTCGCACACGAACTTCTCGCGCAGCGTCGCCGAGCGCGTCATCCGCGAGGGCGAGCCCGTCATCGCGACGAGCGCGCGCGACGACGAGCGGCTCGCGCAGGCGGTCTCCGTCCATCAGCTCATGATCCAGTCGATCGCGTGCGTCCCGATCCGCGGCGCGGAGGCGGGCGCGCGCACGATCGGCGCGCTCTACCTCGAGACGCGGCTCCGCCCCGGCGTCCGCTTCCGCGACGAGCTCCCCACCCTCGCCGCGTTCGCGGATCAGGCCGCGATCGCGATCGAGTCCGCGCGCGTGCTCGACGAGCTGCGCCGCCGGAGCGACGAGCTCGCGAAGGCGAACGCCGAGCTCGCCGCCGCACGCGACAAGCTCGCCGAGCGCCTCGAGTCGCGCACCGAGCAGCTCACCACCGCGCGCCGCGAGCTGAAGCAGGCGCGCTCGGAGCTCCGCGGGCACTTCGGCTACGGCGGCCTCATCGGCACGAGCGCGGCGATGCGGAAGGTCTACGCGCTCATCGATCGGATCAAGGACGCCGACGTCCCCGTCCTCATCACCGGCGAGAGCGGCACCGGCAAGGAGGTCATCGCGAAGGCGATCCACGCCGCCGGTCCGCGCAGCAAGTCGCCGTTCCTCGGCGTGAACTGCGGCGCGATCCCGGCGAACCTCCTCGAGAGCGAGCTCTTCGGCCACGTGCGCGGCGCGTTCACCGGCGCCGATCGCGATCGCAAGGGCCTCTTCCGCGAGGCCGACAGCGGGACGATCCTGCTCGACGAGATCGGCGAGATGCCGCTCAAGATGCAGGCCGGCCTCCTCCGCGTGCTGCAGGAGAAGACCGTGCGCCCGGTCGGCGGGGCGAAGGAAGAGAGCTGCAACGCGCGCGTCGTCGCGGCGACGAACCGAGACCTGTCGCACATGGTCGCGGAGGGCTCGTTCCGCGAGGACCTCTTCTATCGTCTTCACGTCATCGAGCTGAAGATCCCGCCGCTGCGCGAGCGCGCGGAGGACATCCCCGCGCTGATCGATCATTTCCTCAAGCTCTTCTCCGCGCGCCACAAGCGTGAGCGAAAGGCGATGGACCGCGCCGCGGTGCGACGGCTCCAGGCCTACGACTGGCCGGGCAACGTGCGGCAGCTCGAGCACGTGCTGCTCAACGCGTGGCTGCTCTCGGAGGAAGACGAGATCGTCGAGGACGACCTCGACCTCCCGAGCACGAGCACGCGCCCCGCCGCGCCCGAGGCGGCGACGGCCGCGCCACGTCCCGCCCCGGAGGCGAAGCGACCGCGGAACGAGGAGGAGCACAAGGGCGGAGAGAAGGAGAAGATCCTCGCCGCGCTCGCGAAGTCGAACTGGAACCGCGTCCAGGCGGCGAAGTTGATCGGCATCCCGCGCCGCACGTTCTACCGCCGGCTGAAGGAATACGGGATCGTCTGA